GAGGTGCAGGCGTGGCTCGACGAAGCGCCCGCGGAGGCCTCCGACCTGCTCGCCTCCCTCAGCGGGCAGGCGGGACCCGGCGTCCCGTCGCAGGATGACAACGAGGAGCCGGAGGGCATCACGGTCACCTTCGAGACCCCGGTGACCGTCGACCGAATCGACATCACGTGCTTCGGTGAGGCGACGATCTTCATCGAGGCCGAGATCACGGGATCGCCGACCACCCACGCCGCCGAGACGAACGAGCTTCGGTGCGAGCGAGGCACGTTCTCCCTCATCGAGGACATCGGCGCCGGGAACGTCACCGCGGTCCGCGTCGATGCCCCCACAGCGGACGTCCTCACCGCCTGGCGCGCCACCGTCCACGGCTCCCAGGGCTGACCGCCCGCGCCCGCCGTTCCCTGGCGGGCGTATTCTTGGACGCAGTCCGGTTACACCGACCGCTACAGCACATCCCCTGACAAAGGTCCTCATGCTCCGTCGCGCGCTGCCCGCCCTCGTCCTCGCCTCCTCCGTCGCGCTGATCGCCACCGCGTGCGCCCCTTCGACCGGAGAGGCCGGGCCCAGCTCCGAGCCGCAGGACGGCGGCACGCTCGTCTACGCCACGGGCGACGCCGAGCCGACGTGCCTCGACCCGCACGTCGGCGGCAACTACCCCCAGGCGCTGATCAGCTCGCAGTACCTCGAGCCCCTCGTCGGCCGCGACGCCGACGGCGCCATCACGCCGTGGCTCGCGGAGGAGTGGGAGGTCTCCGAGGACGGCCTGACCTGGGACTTCACGCTGCAGGGCGACGTCTCCTTCACGGACGGCACCCCGCTCGACGCCGAGGCCGTCAAGGCCAACATCGAGCACCTGCAGGATCCGGAGACCGCCTCGTCCACGGGCTATCTCGCGGTGTCCAAGATCGCCGAGGTCGAGGTCGTCGACGACACCCACGCGCGCATGCACCTGTCCGAGCCCGACTCGGCGCTGCTGGAGTCGCTCAGCATGCCGTGGACCGCGATCCAGTCCCCCGCCGGCATCGCGCGCGGCATGGAGGAGAACTGCGCCGCTCCCATCGGCACCGGTCCGTTCGTCGTCGAGGAGTGGGTCCCGCAGCAGCAGATCACGCTCACGCGCAACGACGATTACGCGACCGCCGGGCCGCAGACCGAGAACCAGGGCGCCGCGCACCTCGACGAGATCGTGTGGCGCTTCATCCCCGATGCCGCCACGCGCCAGGCCGCGCTCACGTCGGGCGAGGTGCACGTGATCGACAACCCGCAGCCCGACGCAATCGTGGCCGCCGAGCAGGGCGACGAGATCACGCACATCGACGCACCGCGCCCGGGCTCGGTGAACCGCATCGAGCTCAACGCCGGGCAGGCGCCGTTCGACGACGCCCGCGTGCGCGAGGCCTTCATCCGCGCCGCCGACCCGAATCCCGGCATCGAGGCCCTCTACCTCGGCACGGTCACGCGCTCGTACTCGCCGCTCGGCAGCTCCGAGCCCATGGCGGTGTCGGACGAGTCCCTGTTCGCGACGGACCCGGAGCAGGCGAACGCCCTGCTGGACGAGGCCGGCTGGACCGAGAAGGACGAGGACGGCATCCGGATGAAGGACGGCGAGCGCCTCACGGTGCGCTTCCCCGTGAGCACGAACCAGTCGGTCGCCGCCGAGCAGTCGCTGTTCGAGCAGATCCAGGCGAACGTCGCCGAGGTCGGCTTCGACGTCGAGCTCTCCCCCGTCGACCTGTCGACCTGGTACGGCGTGCTGGGCGCGAACGAGTACGAGGCCGTCAGCGCGCCGTACACCCGCGTGGGCGCCGAGGTGCTGCGCGTGCTCTACCACTCCGACGCGATCGTGCCCGCACCCTCGGGATACTTCGCGAACCACGCACAGCTGTCGGACCCGGAGCTCGATGCGCTGCTCGACGAGGCGTCGGCGACGCAGGACGAGTCGGCCCGCGCCGACCTGTACGCACAGGCGCAGCAGCGCGTGCTGGAGAGCTTCACGGTGCTGCCGCTGTACGACCAGCAGAACCACTTCCTCACGCGCGGCGTCACCGGCGTCACCACGCTCGGCACCGTCGCGACCCCGACGTTCGTCGATGCGCGCATCGCCGGCTGACGCGACCTCCGCGACCAGGCCGAGCGACCGGCGCGAGCGAGGGAGACGCTCTCCCGCACGGCTCCGGCCCGTCGTGCGCTGGATCGCGGGGCGGATCGGGTCCGCCGTGCTGGTGGTCTGGATCGTCGCGACCGCGGTGTTCTTCGCGCTGCGCGCGTCGGGCGATCCGCTCGAGGCGATCCTCGGCGGCCCCGGATCGCAGGCGGGCCCGGAGGCGGTGGCGCAGGCTCGCGAGGAGTACGGCCTCGATCAGCCGCTGATCCTGCAGTACCTGACGCAGCTGTGGCGCGTCGCGACGTTCCAGCTGGGCGACTCGTACGCGAGGCGACAGCCGGTGGCCGACCTCATCGCGGCCCAGCTGCCCGGGACGCTGCTGCTCGCCGCGCTCGCGCTGCTGCTCGCGTGGGCGCTCGCGCTCGCGGGATCCGCGATCGCCGCCACGGCTCGCGGTCCGGTCGGCCGCGCCGCGGTGGGCGTCGTGCGCGGGCTCGAGCTCGTCGCGACCGTCATGCCGCAGTTCTGGCTGGGCGCGGTGCTGATCCTGGTGTTCGCGGCCTCCCTGCGGATCCTGCCCGCCACGAGCGGCGGCGCGGATCCGGCGGGACTGATCCTGCCCGTCGTGACGCTCGCGATCCCCATCGCCGGCTTCCTCGCGCAGCTGTCGCGCGACGCGCTGCAGGAGGCCGACCGTGCGCCGTTCGCGACGACCGCGCGGTCGCGCGGTGCGAGCGAGTCGCGCGTGCTGCTGCACCACACGCTGCGCCACGCCAGCCTGCCCGCGCTGTCGCTGTCGGGCTGGGCGTTCGGTCACCTGCTGAGCGGCGCGGTCGTCGTGGAGTCGCTGTTCGCGCGCCCGGGGCTCGGACGGCTGCTGCTCGACGCCGCCCTGAGCCGCGACGTCCCCGTCGTGATCGGCGCCGTCGTGGTCGTCGCGCTCCTGTACGTCCTGGTCGTCACGATCGTCGACGCGGTCGAGCTGCTCGTCGATCCGCGCCTGCGCCGACCGCGGGCGGCCCACGCGGCCGAACGGACGCCCGAGCTGGCGGTGGGCTCATGACGACCGTCGACACGCCCGTCCGCCGCGCGCTGCGACGGCTCGGCCCCGGTGGCGCCGTGGCCGGCGTCGCGCTCATCGCGATCCTGTTCGCGGTGTTCGCGCCATCCGCGCTCGCGCCGGGCGATCCGCTCGCGATCGCGCCCGCGGAGGCGTTCTCGCCCCCGTCGTGGGCCCATCCGTTCGGCACGGACGAGTCGGGCCGCGACCTGTACACGCGCGTGGTCCACGGGGCGGCCGCGTCGGCGGGCATCGGGCTGGCCGCCACGGGCATCGGCATCGCGGCGGGCCTCGTCCTGGGCTTCGCGGGTGCACTGGGCCCGCGCTGGCTTGATGCGGCGATCGCGCGCGTCGTCGAGGTGCTGTTCGCGCTGCCGACGCTCGTGCTCGCGCTGCTGCTCGTCGCGGTGCTCGGGCCGGGCACCCAGGCGTCCATCCTGGCGATCGGGGTCGCGACGGCCCCGGGCTACGCGCGCATCCTGCGCTCCCGCGTGCGGGGCGTCGCACGCAGCGACTACGTCGCGTACGCCCGTCACGAGGGTGCCGGGCCGCTCACGGTGTTCGTGCGGCACATCGCCCCCAACACGCTGTGGCCGCTCGTCGCGACCGCCACGCTCGGCGTCGGCCAGGCCATCGTGTGGGTCTCGGCGCTGAGCTTCCTGGGGCTGGGTGCGCTGCCGCCCTCGCCCGAATGGGGCGCGATGCTCAACGCGGGACGCGTCTACATCTCGACCGCGTGGTGGATGACCGTGCTGCCCGGACTCGCGATCGTGGCGACCGCGACCGTGCTGACCGTGCTCGGACGCCGCGCCTCGGGGGCGGGAGCATCATGAGCCTGCTGCACCTGCGTAATCTGTCGGTCACGATGCCGGGTGGCGTCGCCGCGCTGCGCGGCGTGGATCTCGACGTCGCCGCGGGCGAGGTGCTCGCGATCGTGGGCGAGTCGGGTGCGGGGAAGTCGGTGCTGGCGCGGACGATCCTCGGCCTGTCGCGGCGCGACGGCGGTCGGGTGTCCGCCGACGCCTTCGAGCTCGGCGGGCGGGATGCGCGTCGCCTTCCCGAGCGGCACTGGCGCGCGGTGCGCGGGGGCGGCGTCTCGCTCGTGCTGCAGGACGCGCTGCAGTCGCTCGATCCGCTGCGCACGATCGGCGCCGAGGTGGGCGAGGCGCTCGCGGTGCGGCGCGTGCCGCCGAGCGAGCGCCGCTCCCGGGTGCTGGATGCGCTCGAGGCGGCCGGACTGCCGCTCGGCGGGGCGCAGCGCTCGGAGGTCGCCGCGCGCCTGCGGCAGCGGCCGGGCGAGCTGTCGGGCGGCATGCGGCAGCGCGCGCTGATCGCGTCGGCGGTCGTCGCGGGAGCACCCCTCGTCGTGGCGGACGAGCCCACCACGGCGCTGGATGCCACCACGGCCGTGCGCGTCCTGGACCTGCTGGGGCGTCTCCGCGACGAGGGCACCGGGCTCATCCTGATCAGCCACGATCTCGCCGCGGTCGCGCGCATCGCCGACCGGATCGCGGTGCTCGACGCCGGCCGGATCGTCGAGAGCGGCCCCGCGGCCCGTCTGCTCTCCGAGCCCGCGCACCCCGTCACCCAGGCCCTGCTGGCGGCCGCGCCCCGGGGCGCGAAGCCGTCGCCCGCGTCCCAGACCCGCGAGCCGGTGCTCGAGGCGCAGGGCCTGGTGCGCCACTACCCCGGCCCCGGCGGCACGGTCGCCGCGGTCGACGACGTCACGATCGCCGTCCGCGGGGGCGAGGTCCTCGGCATCGTGGGCGAATCCGGATCCGGCAAGTCGACGCTCGCCCGGCTGCTGCTCGGTCTCGAGCGGGCGGACGCCGGCGCCCTGACACGCCGCCCGGATGCGCGCGCCCGGCTGGTGCCGCAGGATCCGCTCGGAGCGTTCGATCCGCGCCACACCGTGGAGCGGATCCTGAGGCACGCACGCCGCGACGACGCCCCCGCACCCGCCGAGCTGCTCGCGCGCGTGGGGCTCGATGCCGCGGTGCTGCGGCGCCAGCCCGCGTCGCTCTCGGGCGGTCAGCGCCAGCGTGTCGCGATCGCCCGCGCCCTCGCCGCCCGGCCGGACGTGCTCGTGTGCGACGAGCCGGTGTCGGCGCTCGACGTTACGACCCAGGCCGGCATCCTCGATCTGCTGCTCGACCTGCAGCGCCGCGAGGGGCTCACGATCGTGTTCATCTCCCACGACCTCGCCGTCGTGCGCCGCGTCAGCGACCGCGTCGCGGTCATGCGGCACGGCCGCATCGTGGAGCAGGGCAACACCGAGGCGGTCTTCTCCCGCCCCGCCCACGCGTTCACGCGCGAGCTGGTGTCGGCCAGCCTCAGTCCGCGCTCGTGACCGACAGCACGGAGGCGTCGGAGGCGAGGTTCACGAGCAGCACGTCGTCGGCGGCGTCCGGGTCGAGCGCGTACTCGAGCACGGCGAACGGATCCTCGCCGCCGTGCTCGTCCGCGAGGATCGTCATGCTCATCAGCTGAAGCGACCGGATGATGTCGACCGCCGCATCCCCGCTGATGTCGACGAGGAAGTCCTCCAGCTCGTCGCCGAGCGTCTGCTGCTGCATCAGGATGTACTCGGTCACCTCGCTCGCGCGGTTGTCGACTTCGCTGAGCATCGCGGAGCGGCTGCGGCGATCGAGCTCCTCGAGAGCGGACACCATGGCGGCGGCGGCGTCGAGAGCCGCGGGCGAGACGTCCTCCTGGTCGGGAGCCGTCAGGTCGACGGTGACGTTCT
The Microbacterium sp. JZ31 genome window above contains:
- a CDS encoding ABC transporter permease codes for the protein MTTVDTPVRRALRRLGPGGAVAGVALIAILFAVFAPSALAPGDPLAIAPAEAFSPPSWAHPFGTDESGRDLYTRVVHGAAASAGIGLAATGIGIAAGLVLGFAGALGPRWLDAAIARVVEVLFALPTLVLALLLVAVLGPGTQASILAIGVATAPGYARILRSRVRGVARSDYVAYARHEGAGPLTVFVRHIAPNTLWPLVATATLGVGQAIVWVSALSFLGLGALPPSPEWGAMLNAGRVYISTAWWMTVLPGLAIVATATVLTVLGRRASGAGAS
- a CDS encoding DUF2004 domain-containing protein, which translates into the protein MAIEHDFFGLLESGPDGSIFWSENVELGDQNVTVDLTAPDQEDVSPAALDAAAAMVSALEELDRRSRSAMLSEVDNRASEVTEYILMQQQTLGDELEDFLVDISGDAAVDIIRSLQLMSMTILADEHGGEDPFAVLEYALDPDAADDVLLVNLASDASVLSVTSAD
- a CDS encoding ABC transporter permease yields the protein MRWIAGRIGSAVLVVWIVATAVFFALRASGDPLEAILGGPGSQAGPEAVAQAREEYGLDQPLILQYLTQLWRVATFQLGDSYARRQPVADLIAAQLPGTLLLAALALLLAWALALAGSAIAATARGPVGRAAVGVVRGLELVATVMPQFWLGAVLILVFAASLRILPATSGGADPAGLILPVVTLAIPIAGFLAQLSRDALQEADRAPFATTARSRGASESRVLLHHTLRHASLPALSLSGWAFGHLLSGAVVVESLFARPGLGRLLLDAALSRDVPVVIGAVVVVALLYVLVVTIVDAVELLVDPRLRRPRAAHAAERTPELAVGS
- a CDS encoding ATP-binding cassette domain-containing protein, which produces MSLLHLRNLSVTMPGGVAALRGVDLDVAAGEVLAIVGESGAGKSVLARTILGLSRRDGGRVSADAFELGGRDARRLPERHWRAVRGGGVSLVLQDALQSLDPLRTIGAEVGEALAVRRVPPSERRSRVLDALEAAGLPLGGAQRSEVAARLRQRPGELSGGMRQRALIASAVVAGAPLVVADEPTTALDATTAVRVLDLLGRLRDEGTGLILISHDLAAVARIADRIAVLDAGRIVESGPAARLLSEPAHPVTQALLAAAPRGAKPSPASQTREPVLEAQGLVRHYPGPGGTVAAVDDVTIAVRGGEVLGIVGESGSGKSTLARLLLGLERADAGALTRRPDARARLVPQDPLGAFDPRHTVERILRHARRDDAPAPAELLARVGLDAAVLRRQPASLSGGQRQRVAIARALAARPDVLVCDEPVSALDVTTQAGILDLLLDLQRREGLTIVFISHDLAVVRRVSDRVAVMRHGRIVEQGNTEAVFSRPAHAFTRELVSASLSPRS
- a CDS encoding ABC transporter substrate-binding protein, producing the protein MLRRALPALVLASSVALIATACAPSTGEAGPSSEPQDGGTLVYATGDAEPTCLDPHVGGNYPQALISSQYLEPLVGRDADGAITPWLAEEWEVSEDGLTWDFTLQGDVSFTDGTPLDAEAVKANIEHLQDPETASSTGYLAVSKIAEVEVVDDTHARMHLSEPDSALLESLSMPWTAIQSPAGIARGMEENCAAPIGTGPFVVEEWVPQQQITLTRNDDYATAGPQTENQGAAHLDEIVWRFIPDAATRQAALTSGEVHVIDNPQPDAIVAAEQGDEITHIDAPRPGSVNRIELNAGQAPFDDARVREAFIRAADPNPGIEALYLGTVTRSYSPLGSSEPMAVSDESLFATDPEQANALLDEAGWTEKDEDGIRMKDGERLTVRFPVSTNQSVAAEQSLFEQIQANVAEVGFDVELSPVDLSTWYGVLGANEYEAVSAPYTRVGAEVLRVLYHSDAIVPAPSGYFANHAQLSDPELDALLDEASATQDESARADLYAQAQQRVLESFTVLPLYDQQNHFLTRGVTGVTTLGTVATPTFVDARIAG